In the genome of Coraliomargarita algicola, one region contains:
- a CDS encoding LacI family DNA-binding transcriptional regulator, with amino-acid sequence MNIRSIAKESGLSVATVSRVLNNESGVSDEARQKALKVIERSGYKPRNYSQRRGTRIAIVVEAGAPSFDSFYSLVFTGISRYAWECGFEATLVYYSPDHERNSGGELVDLLRKKRCNGAVLIAPISESEGQNLIDARIPSVLVAHRLSLDGIGYIDCNNFQGASDLTEYLLHLGHRKIGYLCGNLENGNNSDRLNGYLKAMESVGVEVDDGWMIEHHPTDVTEQAGYDQALFLLERYPDITAIFANNDSMAYGAVTACMETGLRVPEDISVVGYDDYLSSRYYNPSLTTMRQPLMEMGASAARWVDEKLKNKISDLPHRVFRGELIVRKSCALPRADS; translated from the coding sequence ATGAATATTCGATCCATCGCAAAAGAATCCGGCTTGTCAGTGGCTACTGTCTCGCGAGTGCTGAATAATGAAAGTGGGGTGAGTGATGAGGCACGGCAGAAGGCGTTGAAAGTCATTGAGCGCTCTGGTTACAAGCCGCGGAACTATTCGCAGCGTAGAGGCACACGCATCGCGATTGTCGTCGAAGCGGGCGCGCCTTCCTTCGATAGTTTCTATTCTTTGGTGTTCACTGGCATCTCTCGATACGCGTGGGAGTGTGGATTTGAGGCAACTTTAGTCTATTATTCGCCAGATCATGAAAGAAACTCGGGTGGTGAACTGGTTGATTTGCTACGCAAGAAGCGTTGCAATGGGGCTGTGCTGATCGCGCCCATCAGTGAGAGTGAAGGGCAGAATTTGATCGATGCCCGAATACCCTCGGTGCTTGTGGCTCATCGTTTGAGTTTAGATGGTATCGGCTACATCGATTGTAATAACTTTCAAGGTGCTAGTGACCTGACCGAATACTTACTACATCTGGGGCATCGCAAGATCGGCTATCTGTGTGGCAATCTGGAGAATGGGAACAATAGTGACCGTCTGAATGGGTATCTGAAGGCGATGGAAAGTGTCGGCGTCGAGGTGGATGATGGCTGGATGATTGAACATCATCCGACGGATGTGACCGAACAGGCCGGATACGATCAAGCGCTCTTCTTGTTGGAGCGTTATCCGGATATTACGGCGATTTTTGCCAACAATGACTCGATGGCCTATGGTGCCGTGACCGCGTGTATGGAAACGGGCTTACGGGTTCCAGAAGATATTTCCGTGGTCGGTTATGACGATTATCTATCCAGCCGATACTATAACCCGTCACTCACCACGATGCGGCAGCCATTGATGGAAATGGGAGCGTCTGCAGCCCGATGGGTTGACGAGAAGTTGAAGAATAAAATCAGCGATTTGCCGCATCGCGTTTTCCGCGGTGAGCTAATTGTGCGAAAATCCTGCGCACTCCCTAGGGCTGACTCATAA
- a CDS encoding lactonase family protein, with the protein MTRRLCYSFLLYLYTQLGLLSATVDVYFGTGGGQAHGIYHAVLDVDKGKLSEATLVAAVQAPEFLAFHPDRTKLYAVAKLDGQPSVVAYAIAADGSLSLLNSEPIVSGGAAHISVHPSGRFLLTAQYGAGSVELFPLAVDGHVQASRQVLKHVGGSGVVAKRQNAPHPHWTGFSPDGRFAFVPDLGLDQIVIYKVQSDAASIQQVGHADSIPGGGPRHMRFSVDGQYIFLLNELSLTVSTFAYDAAAGTAKLLSSAPTLSDVVKAKENSNSGSEILVHPNGQFVYAANRGHDSVTAFKIEPASGQLQVVDVEPIRGAWPRSINIDSSGRWLLAAGAHSGTVTVLAVDPDTGELSYRSKSVIQVPNAICVLLN; encoded by the coding sequence ATGACTCGACGACTTTGCTATAGCTTTCTGCTATATCTATACACTCAGCTCGGCCTTCTGTCTGCAACAGTTGATGTTTATTTTGGCACCGGTGGGGGGCAGGCCCACGGCATCTACCATGCCGTGCTGGATGTCGACAAAGGTAAACTTTCCGAGGCGACTCTAGTCGCAGCGGTGCAGGCGCCTGAGTTTCTGGCCTTCCACCCTGATCGTACGAAACTCTATGCGGTCGCTAAACTTGATGGACAGCCCTCGGTTGTCGCATATGCCATCGCGGCGGATGGTTCGCTCTCTTTACTCAATTCCGAGCCTATCGTGAGTGGCGGTGCCGCGCATATCAGCGTGCATCCGTCCGGTCGTTTTTTGCTGACGGCGCAGTATGGTGCAGGCTCGGTTGAGCTCTTCCCACTGGCTGTGGATGGCCATGTGCAAGCGAGTCGGCAGGTTCTAAAACATGTGGGCGGCTCTGGCGTGGTGGCGAAACGCCAAAATGCACCACATCCGCATTGGACCGGTTTCTCTCCGGATGGACGTTTTGCTTTTGTGCCTGACCTCGGGCTTGATCAGATCGTTATTTATAAGGTTCAAAGCGATGCTGCGTCGATCCAGCAAGTCGGTCATGCGGACTCGATCCCCGGAGGGGGGCCGCGCCATATGAGGTTCTCGGTTGATGGCCAATATATCTTCTTGCTCAATGAGTTGAGCCTGACTGTTTCGACCTTCGCATACGACGCCGCTGCTGGGACTGCTAAGCTGCTGTCGTCTGCGCCGACATTGAGCGACGTGGTGAAGGCCAAAGAGAATTCCAATTCCGGCTCCGAGATTCTGGTGCATCCAAACGGGCAGTTTGTCTATGCTGCCAATCGCGGACACGACAGCGTGACTGCCTTTAAAATCGAGCCCGCCAGCGGGCAGCTGCAGGTCGTTGACGTTGAGCCCATCCGCGGTGCGTGGCCACGCAGTATCAACATAGACTCCAGCGGCCGTTGGCTGCTGGCCGCCGGTGCGCATTCTGGCACAGTGACCGTTTTGGCAGTGGACCCAGACACCGGTGAGCTCAGTTACCGCAGCAAGAGTGTCATCCAGGTGCCAAATGCAATCTGCGTGTTGTTGAATTAA
- the def gene encoding peptide deformylase: MILRVTKYGEPILRKVGKPITEFNAELAKLANDMVDTMYDEEGIGLAAQQIDQALQLCVVDVRPPEGAEVPFNYSFDGKQPPLDLIMPMAIANPKITILDATEEVYEEGCLSFPGVNGRVDRPIGVRCEFQDTEGNSHVIEADGLLGRCILHEVDHLQGKLFIDIMYKRDLKKNETKIKKLKRETRDFLKGR; encoded by the coding sequence ATGATTTTACGAGTCACCAAATACGGCGAACCGATTCTCCGCAAAGTCGGCAAACCGATCACTGAATTCAACGCCGAGCTGGCTAAACTGGCCAACGACATGGTGGATACGATGTATGACGAGGAAGGTATTGGACTGGCCGCTCAGCAGATCGACCAAGCACTACAACTCTGCGTGGTGGATGTGCGTCCGCCGGAAGGTGCCGAAGTTCCTTTTAACTATAGCTTCGACGGCAAGCAGCCGCCGCTGGACCTGATCATGCCCATGGCCATCGCTAACCCTAAAATCACGATCCTGGATGCGACGGAAGAAGTTTACGAGGAAGGCTGCCTCTCCTTCCCAGGCGTCAATGGTCGAGTGGACCGACCGATCGGCGTGCGTTGTGAATTTCAAGACACTGAAGGCAACTCACACGTGATCGAAGCAGACGGATTACTAGGGCGCTGCATTTTACATGAAGTCGACCACCTCCAGGGCAAGCTCTTCATCGACATCATGTACAAACGGGATCTCAAGAAGAATGAGACCAAAATCAAAAAGCTGAAACGTGAAACTCGTGACTTTTTAAAAGGCAGGTAG
- a CDS encoding YkoF family thiamine/hydroxymethylpyrimidine-binding protein codes for MMEKTDPLISIQISVYALDGKVREAVHCYLDALDATGIQRETGSMSTVVWGEAAQVWSALQSAYETVAAQHEVIVNTTMSNAAPLPARASGQR; via the coding sequence ATGATGGAAAAAACCGATCCACTGATTTCGATTCAAATCTCTGTTTACGCACTCGACGGCAAAGTGCGCGAAGCGGTGCATTGCTATCTGGACGCCCTGGATGCCACGGGGATCCAACGTGAAACAGGCAGCATGTCCACGGTCGTGTGGGGCGAAGCCGCTCAAGTATGGTCAGCGCTACAATCGGCCTATGAAACAGTCGCCGCCCAACATGAAGTCATCGTCAACACCACGATGAGCAACGCAGCTCCCCTCCCTGCCCGCGCATCTGGACAGCGTTAG
- a CDS encoding fatty acid CoA ligase family protein, with protein sequence MAYNVAHFLAQQAVAQPEAAAVRAPVGHAPDGTIRYAERSFAELEAEAASTAHYFAAAGIRRGSRVLLMVRPGLDLIRIVFALFKMGAVPIVIDPGMGLRKFLRCVRHSQPSALVGIAPAIWIARLFRPSFRGVGIKIGVGAGFEKEIGRFKRQGAFEVVDSAADELAAILFTSGSTGPAKGVCYAHGMFLAQVEAIRRQYGIQPGEVDLPMLPVFALFNPALGMCTVVPDMNPSRPATVEPAQIVRAIQQNLVTNSFGSPALWTKIARYCERESITLPSVRRILMAGAPVPPALMAQMRAIIPQGEIHTPYGATEALPVSSISASEVLEQTAARTQLGEGTCVGCPLPEVSVRIIEPVEAAIADIADVRDLPQGAIGEIIARGPSVTRGYDQLPQADASSKIADGAAHWHRMGDMGWLDGEGRLWFCGRKVERVLTETGAMYTDCCEAIFNAHPQVFRSALIDLGAGARELWSSRKSLHFPGRRLRARSLSARWSSWRRAMR encoded by the coding sequence ATGGCTTATAATGTTGCACATTTCCTAGCTCAGCAAGCAGTCGCCCAACCCGAGGCTGCGGCTGTGCGTGCGCCAGTCGGGCATGCTCCCGATGGTACGATTCGCTATGCGGAGCGCAGCTTTGCGGAGTTGGAGGCGGAGGCTGCCTCAACGGCGCATTATTTCGCCGCTGCGGGGATTCGGCGTGGCTCACGGGTGTTACTCATGGTGCGGCCGGGGCTGGATTTGATCCGTATTGTCTTTGCTTTGTTTAAAATGGGCGCGGTGCCGATTGTGATCGACCCTGGTATGGGGCTGAGGAAGTTTCTGCGTTGTGTGCGTCACTCGCAGCCGAGTGCGCTGGTGGGCATCGCGCCGGCGATATGGATCGCGCGATTATTTCGTCCGAGTTTTCGTGGGGTCGGTATTAAGATTGGTGTTGGAGCTGGTTTTGAAAAAGAGATTGGCCGGTTCAAGCGTCAGGGGGCCTTCGAGGTGGTGGATTCCGCGGCCGATGAGTTGGCGGCGATTCTTTTTACATCTGGATCGACCGGGCCCGCGAAAGGGGTCTGTTATGCGCATGGAATGTTTCTGGCGCAAGTGGAGGCGATACGGCGACAATATGGCATTCAGCCGGGCGAGGTGGATCTGCCGATGTTGCCAGTATTTGCATTATTTAATCCTGCGCTGGGTATGTGTACGGTGGTTCCGGACATGAATCCGAGTCGTCCCGCGACAGTGGAACCGGCGCAAATCGTGCGTGCGATCCAGCAGAATTTAGTGACCAACAGCTTTGGCTCGCCGGCCTTGTGGACCAAGATTGCGCGCTATTGTGAGCGCGAGTCCATTACACTGCCAAGTGTGCGGCGTATCCTGATGGCGGGCGCACCTGTGCCGCCCGCACTGATGGCGCAGATGCGGGCGATCATTCCTCAGGGGGAAATTCACACGCCCTATGGCGCAACGGAGGCTTTGCCAGTGAGTTCGATTTCGGCTTCGGAGGTGCTGGAGCAGACTGCGGCGCGCACGCAATTGGGCGAGGGGACTTGCGTGGGGTGTCCTTTGCCGGAGGTTTCGGTGCGGATTATAGAACCTGTGGAGGCTGCGATTGCTGATATCGCAGATGTGCGGGACTTGCCGCAGGGGGCGATAGGTGAAATCATTGCACGGGGGCCGTCAGTGACCCGGGGCTATGATCAATTACCACAAGCGGATGCGAGTTCGAAAATTGCGGATGGTGCGGCGCATTGGCACCGGATGGGGGATATGGGCTGGTTGGATGGCGAGGGGCGTTTGTGGTTCTGTGGCCGTAAGGTGGAGCGCGTGCTGACTGAGACGGGAGCGATGTATACGGATTGTTGTGAGGCCATCTTTAACGCGCACCCGCAGGTGTTTCGTTCGGCATTGATCGATCTTGGGGCGGGCGCCCGGGAATTGTGGTCGAGCCGGAAAAGTCTGCATTTCCCCGGACGGCGGCTGCGCGCGCGCAGTTTGTCAGCTCGCTGGAGCAGCTGGCGCAGAGCCATGCGATGA
- a CDS encoding NAD-dependent epimerase/dehydratase family protein, translating to MNVLVTGGGGFVGSYVIERLLARGYAVRSFGRSPQAGLVAKGVDVVCGDLASEEDVRAACVGVDAVFHVAAKAGVWGSWDRFYQPNVVGTRNVVAACQAEGVGRLVYTSTPSVVFNGQAIRGGGQELPYGRNWLCHYAHTKAIAEQEALAANSESLRVVALRPHLIFGPGDPHLLPRVIESVKAGRLKIVGDGNNQVDVSYVEDVAAAHVNALDALSLGQCAGKAYFISQGTPVALWPWLNEVLAGLGHPPLSQRIPMRLAYAAGAVAECAWKLLAKPGEPPITRFVAVELAKDHYFDLQAARRDLAFEPAYDMQAALVETIKDLKIRGF from the coding sequence ATGAATGTCTTAGTCACTGGAGGAGGAGGGTTTGTCGGCAGTTATGTGATCGAGCGATTGCTGGCTCGTGGCTATGCTGTGCGTTCCTTCGGGCGTTCGCCGCAAGCAGGATTGGTGGCGAAAGGAGTGGACGTTGTTTGTGGTGATCTAGCGAGTGAAGAGGATGTGCGCGCAGCATGCGTGGGCGTGGATGCGGTCTTTCATGTTGCGGCGAAGGCAGGCGTCTGGGGCAGTTGGGATCGCTTTTATCAGCCGAATGTTGTCGGCACGCGTAACGTGGTGGCAGCTTGTCAGGCCGAAGGCGTGGGGCGTCTCGTTTACACCAGCACGCCGAGTGTGGTATTTAATGGGCAAGCGATTCGAGGCGGTGGGCAAGAGTTGCCCTATGGGCGCAATTGGTTGTGTCACTATGCACATACCAAGGCGATCGCCGAGCAGGAGGCTTTAGCAGCAAACAGTGAATCTTTGCGAGTCGTGGCGCTGCGGCCACATCTCATTTTTGGCCCAGGTGATCCGCACTTGCTACCGCGGGTGATCGAGAGCGTAAAGGCTGGACGTTTAAAGATCGTGGGCGATGGCAATAACCAAGTCGATGTCTCCTATGTCGAAGACGTCGCGGCAGCGCATGTGAATGCGCTGGATGCTTTGTCGCTGGGGCAATGTGCCGGCAAAGCTTACTTTATCTCGCAAGGCACGCCCGTGGCGCTTTGGCCTTGGCTGAATGAGGTGCTCGCGGGGCTCGGACATCCGCCGCTTAGTCAGCGTATTCCTATGCGGCTCGCTTATGCCGCGGGAGCAGTGGCCGAATGTGCCTGGAAATTGTTGGCTAAGCCGGGAGAGCCTCCGATTACACGCTTTGTTGCGGTGGAACTGGCGAAGGATCACTACTTTGACCTCCAGGCCGCTCGACGGGATCTTGCTTTTGAGCCCGCATACGATATGCAAGCGGCTTTAGTTGAGACCATTAAAGACCTTAAAATACGCGGTTTTTGA